One Plasmodium sp. gorilla clade G2 genome assembly, contig: PADLG01_00_55, whole genome shotgun sequence genomic window carries:
- a CDS encoding erythrocyte membrane protein 1, PfEMP1, putative: protein MPTKTSTNRYIPYKSDRYAGRTYIYVENDNDSDNYVVTTDTSDITSSSESEYEEIDINDIYPYKSPKYKTLIEVVLKPSKTYDAENIHIDNNMEDNNDTPINKLTDVEWNQLKHDFISQYLEIIPKDLPNENTIDDNIYMDTQTNIVDSSMEEKPFITSIQDRFLDNIGQDITYNINWNIPKNIRTNTTDYPKYVTSNDKYSGIDLINDSLNNDQHIDIYDELLKRKENELFGTKHPKNTTTNKVAKPISGDPILNQIELFDKWLERHRNNQWNIQRDTLNQWKNKPDNNIPVENVHTTHKLLNTNLSIEISSDDIPRSNMDMSGTNRYAYLDDMDSFENSGDENLL, encoded by the coding sequence ATGCCGACAAAAACATCAACGAATAGATACATACCATACAAAAGTGACCGTTACGCTGGAcgaacatacatatatgtggaaaatgataatgatagtGATAACTATGTGGTAACAACTGATACATCTGATATTACTTCATCTTCTGAAAGTGAATATGAAGAGATTGATATCAAtgatatatatccatataaatcacctaaatataaaactttaATTGAAGTTGTTTTGAAACCAAGCAAAACATATGATGcagaaaatatacatattgataataatatggaggataataatgatacacCCATCAATAAACTTACAGATGTGGAATGGAATCAATTGAAACATGATTTTATTTCACAATATTTAGAAATCATACCAAAGGATTTACCTAATGAAAATACCATTGATGATAATATCTATATGGATACACAAACTAACATTGTTGATAGTAGTATGGAAGAAAAACCTTTTATTACATCCATTCAAGATAGATTTCTTGATAATATTGGACAAGATAttacttataatattaattggaatataccaaaaaatattagaaCTAATACTACAGATTATCCAAAATATGTTACATCAAACGACAAATATTCTGGAATTGATCTAATTAATGATTCGTTAAATAATGATCaacatattgatatatatgatgagtTGTTAAAACGAAAAGAAAACGAATTATTTGGAACAAAACATCCAAAAAATACAACAACAAATAAAGTTGCAAAACCAATAAGTGGTGATCCTATACTAAATCAAATAGAATTGTTTGATAAATGGTTAGAGAGGCATAGAAATAACCAGTGGAATATACAACGTGATACGTTGAACCAGTGGAAAAACAAACcggataataatatacctgTGGAAAACGTCCACACTACACATAAATTGTTGAATACCAACCTTTCTATAGAAATAAGTAGTGATGATATCCCTAGATCTAATATGGATATGAGTGGTACTAATAGATATGCTTATTTGGATGATATGGATTCGTTCGAAAATAGTGGTgatgaaaatttattatga